In Eretmochelys imbricata isolate rEreImb1 chromosome 4, rEreImb1.hap1, whole genome shotgun sequence, a single window of DNA contains:
- the FABP1 gene encoding fatty acid-binding protein, liver, producing MSFNGKFELQSHENFEPFMKALGLSDELIEKGKDLKSISEIVQNGKKFKVTVTTGSKVLTNEFTIGEEAELETPTGEKVKAVVQMDGDNKLVTNLSKIKSVTEIKGDIVTNTMTMGDISYTRISKRI from the exons ATGAGCTTCAATGGAAAGTTTGAACTCCAGTCCCATGAAAATTTTGAGCCTTTCATGAAAGCCCTTG GTCTTTCTGATGAATTGATCGAAAAGGGCAAGGACCTCAAGAGCATCTCAGAAATTGTGCAGAATGGCAAAAAGTTCAAGGTCACCGTGACAACTGGCAGCAAAGTGCTGACCAATGAGTTCACTATTGGAGAGGAGGCCGAGCTGGAGACCCCCACTGGAGAGAAGGTCAAG GCTGTTGTTCAAATGGACGGTGACAATAAACTGGTCACGAACTTGAGCAAAATCAAATCTGTCACTGAAATAAAGGGAGACATAGTCACCAAT ACAATGACCATGGGAGACATCAGCTACACGCGAATCAGCAAGAGAATCTAG